Below is a window of Desulfurococcus amylolyticus Z-533 DNA.
GCACGACTTGGAGCCAGGTGGAGAAATACAGGGAGCTAGCCTATGTATCAGGATTCATCTCGTTAGCCATAGTGCTAAAGTTCTTCGAGATCCCGTTTCCACTGGCATCATTCCTAAAATATGATTTCTCAGGGGTCCCCCTCGCGGTACTCGGGTTCAAGTCTATTAAGTGGGGTGTCACCGCTCTACCGGTGTACTATATTGTATCTGTTATAGCCGGCTCGGATCCCATAGGTATGGCAATGAAGACTCTTGCTGAGGCTTCAACATTCATCCCGCTTGTCCTCACCTATAAACACCTAGCGGGGAGGCTAGGGTTTAAGACAGCTTATTCTTTATCAGGTGTCATAGCTATTGCATCCAGGACTATTGTTATGACGCTTGCCAATCTAGCTGTAACGCCTTTCTGGCTCATGATCACTTATCCCAAGTATTACCCGACATATTATGCAGCCTATGATTTCACAGTGAAGTACATGCCAGAGATAGCGGTATTCAATATAAGCATATCGCTAATAATAGTGCTTGCCGCACTACCAGTCTACAGGGTCTTAGCGAGGACGGGTGTAATAAATGAGTGATAACAAGCATGTGATAATACTTAGAGACGTGTGGTTCAGGTACCCGAGGAGTGGCTGGGTTTTAAAAGGAGTAAACCTCTACGTGCGTAAAGGGGAAAGCATACTCGTGATAGGCGGCACCGGCTCCGGGAAATCCACCATGGCTAGAGTACTCAACGGCTCAGCCCTCTGGATATATAATGGTGAGTTAAAAGGCGATGTAATCGTAGACGGCTTCAAAGTACGTGAGGACAGCAATCCATGGGTGTTGGCCAGGAAGATACACGTGGTTGGGCAGAATCCCTACATGTACTTCATTAATCCATTGTTGAGGGAAGACCTTGAATTTTATGCTTACAGCCTTTATGAAGACGATGAGATAGCTGAGAGAGCATTGTGGAAGGCCGTTGAATCAGTGAGTGCGCGTGAACTCCTAGACAAGTATTTTTTCGAGTTATCCGGGGGCCAGGCCCGTAGAGCCCTGGTCGCTAAGTCAATGATAGCTGATCCAGAGGTAATAGTGTTCGATGAACCATTAATGTGGCTCGACGACAAGGGAGTCAACGAGTTCCTGAAGCTAGCCGAGGCATTGAGGTTCATGGGTAAAACACTGGTATTCATGGAGCACAGGTTCATGCCATTACTGAGTGTAGTCGACAAGGTGTACGTGATGAGGAATGGTGTGCTCGAGGATAGAACCATTGATGTATACAGGCTTAAACACGAGACGTATCCTGAAGCAGCTACAACATATAATGTATCCGTGAATAAGGGAGACCCTGTAACAGTGTTAAAAGCCGAGAACGTGTGGTATAGGGTAAACGGCTTGAACCTGCTTAAAGGTGTTGATTTAACCGTGTCTAAAGGAGACCTCTTATACATATATGGTGAAAACGGCTCCGGGAAAACCACGTTACTGAGGATATTGGCTGGCTACCTGAAGCCTGTGAAAGGCAGGGTGTGGAAGAGCGGGGAAGCAGTATATGTCCCGCAAAACATCCACATGTTCTACACCGAGGAATCCATAACAAGGGAGATAGAGGGGATCTGTAGATCATCGAGGAGTAAAAGGGAATGCATTGAAAAAGGCTTGAGGATCACGGCGGGGCTCAACGTGGATCCGTCACAGCCAGCCTTTAATCTATCCCATGGGCAAATGGTCAAGCTAGCTGTCAGCCTAGCAGGGTTGAGGGAGGAGGTTGACATAGTACTCCTCGACGAACCCTTCTCAGGCCTCACCTATGTTGACAGGGTTAAGCTTGTGAATAGCCTCATTGGGCTTGGTAAAGCGGTGGTTATAGCTGTAAGTAGTAGTGATATACTGGGGTATCCACCGGGCTCCAAGACCTACAGGCTGGAGAACGGTGTCCTACAGAGGAGTGAAGCAAAGGGGTCCACCGTGGCATCCTATGCCAGCATAGCCGCTGGGCTACTCGGTGACGCTGTGTGATCAGGGATTTAGCCTACATGTTCATCCAGTCCAAGAGGGATCCAGGCTTCAGCACGCTGTGTAAGATCATCTACTCGCTCGGCTTGATCGCCGTGCTCACTGCATCAAGGAGCATCAGCTACTCCCTCTACTACCTCTACCCAGCCATGATACTCTCCCTTGAGCTAGCAGTTCTATCATGGCTGAAGGGTTATAGGACAGTGGTGAATGGGTTAAAGCTAATCGTGGTGTTCACACTACTTGGAGCCATTATATCATACCTGGCTGTGCTGGCTGGTATGCCAGCCATTCCACCCAGTGAGATGGTTACCGGGGCTGTGAGGTTAGTTGCCTTCTTCCTAGCCTTTACACAGTTATTCCAGTTGCTAAGTGTTGATGAGTGGAGGTGCATTCTAGCAGCCCTGGGTCTACGTGATCAAGCAGTGATCCTTACACTATTATTGTCGCAGCTACCCTTAACACTCGTATACTTCAGCGAGGCATTGGTGACTATAAGCCTTAAGTATAGGGGGAGACGGATGGGTGCTTTAGTGACTCCTTTAATCTACCATACAGCATTGCTGACTCGGAGCAGGCTTGAAGCGCTTCTACAGTACCCGGTGAAGCCCTCATACTCCGGGTTGACATTGTTCAGGGTGAAAGACATATATCTATACATCATGCTAGCCCTACTAGTTCTCCCATTAATACCTGGTTTCACGGTATAATGATCTCCCTGTAGTAGTCCCTGCCCTGGCTAGTCCTCAGCGTGAGCCTTAAATGGAGGCCGGGACTCACCGTTATATCACACCCCTTGATATTGGCTGTATGAAACACCATCTCGATGGATTCACTGGGTTCAATAGGTACTGGTTGACCGGGTAGGGTATAGTGTTCAATCACTCTGTTACGCGTCACATTAACATCAATATTGCAAACCCTATTGTTGAGAAGCAGGTACTCTATGTCGGCCGTCCTACTGCCATGATTGCCGATCAGGAGCCAGATTCTCCATCCATCACCAGTATAGTTCACACTATGCGCTATGACAACTATGTCTATCCCTGTATCCATGAAGGGATTGCCCTGGATCCAGAAGACGTAGGCTATGCTTACAACTATGGTGACCGCGATTAGAACTGCTATACCTATGACCTCCCCGTCGCTAAGCATGAATCCTCTCCATCATGATCATCTCCAACGTTAAATATTAAATATTTCGGTAATACCCAGGTATAGGGCAATGTAGCTTCGGATCTCGCTTGCTAGAATTCATTAATCGAGGTGCTTCCTCCCAGGGTTTGCTACATGCTTCTTTTTATTCTACACATATAAATAACTGTATTGGTTACAGGAATTCAGAAAGGATTTAGAACCCGCAGCAGGCTCATTAATACAGGGTGGAGCCCGGGCCCAGATGTATTAGCTTCCTTAATTGCTTCACAGGGCGTTGGGGAGCTTGTGGTGCTCATGGAGAAGTGGCCGGATCCGGATGGATTCAGGGATGCTGTATCCACGTTGCTGAGGGATAAGTATGGTGTAATAGAAGTTATGCTACGCGTTGAAACAGTGTACTGTGGTACCAGCTACTGCCTATATAAATTCACTAGGGCATCATAGACCTCGAAATAATCTACTAGCCTATTAATAACTACTCAGTCAACTAATTCACATATTACAGGAAACAATTAAGCTGGATGATACCTGCTGGAGGAGAAAGCATTGTGTAGAAACACATATAAAAAATAGCATGGATTTATAAGGTATTAGCATTCCCTATGGTAACGTTATCTGCTTCGGGTACTCCTTGCCAGCTGCACTGTGTAGCTTTATCTCGAGCATTTGGCCGGCAACATAGCCTTTGACAGCAATTTCCATGTTAACTGTTTTACCCGTTCCAATAGGTATATTTATATTACTCATGTCTTGGACTTCACCATTGACGGTGATGCTTTGTACATAGCCGGTGAGACCCGATACTGGTACCCCGTTTATGAATATGTTGTCTATTGTTACGTCTACTGTTCCAACATTCTTTACTTGAAGATATATGGTCCAGCCGTCATTATTTTTCGTAGCGTATGCTGAGACTATTTGGAGGTTCTCTGTGCCCGTGAATGAGCCCACTAGGCCCGTCATCCATAATGCTACTGCGATTGCAATTGCTATTGTTACAGCTACTATTATTACTGTGGCTATAACTGGTGAAATTGCCTTCTTCATCTATCTCCACCTCGATTTATTTATTCTTGGGTCTGGTTTATAAATAATGTTTTACGGTATTCCCATTATATTTAAACATGCAGCTATTTTAACCATTATATATGGTTCTTTAGTAGTTGCCCCACCTCCTCCGTGAACTCGGCTGGGTATGCTATCACTAGTCTGTCTCCGGGTTTAAGTACGGGGTTTCTCGCTAATGGGTATGCTATCCATGTATCCCCTGTTTTAACAGCTAGGACTGTGCCCCCGTATTTCCTCAGCCATACTGTCACCCTGTCTAGGCTTGTCTCTCTTGACACCGTGACTGTCCTTATCTTCTCCCCTATTGTCTCAAATATCTTGGCGAGGACCTCGCTGTACTCCTCGGGTAGCTCCTCGAGGAGGCTCGGTATGTGACTTATAGTGTTGGATGCATCAGCTATGTCCTCGAGCTCCTTGAAGAGGATTGAGAGCCCTATGAATGTATCAGGGTTTATCATACCTGCCGCCTCCTTGAGCTTGTTTAATGCATCCAGCTGCCTCCAATCTATGTAGACTTCGAGATCCTCCACCTCCCCTATCACGCCTGGCTCGGGCTCCAGTAGCGTGTAGTGGGCTAGGTCTATCATGAGCCTCGTGTAGTCCTTGAGCTCCACTATGCTCTTTAAAACCTGCTCGAGCTCCCCGGATAACCGTTTCTCCTGTAGTGTTGCACCGTGGTCGTTGAGCATCCTGATAACGTTCTCCCTGTAACCCCTCACATATATCGTGGATTTTGCTGGTAGAATAGTCTCAGGCGAGGGGGCGAGCATCGATTTCCCAGCATGGACACTAAGCAGCACGTCGACTGGGTATACGTCGGTGAGCTCTATGACTTTAACTGGTTTCTCGAGCACTAGTTTGGCAACTATCTCTCCATCCATGAGTAATGCTATCTCATCATAGCTCAGGCTCGGCGCGTACCCGACTAGCAGTGTGTAAACTATGTCCTTGACGCTGTCCACTATCGTGTCTATTGCTGAGCCATAGTAGAAGGCTAGTAGGCTTGCCTCGGCTCCCTCCCTGGTTCTACCGTATGCCAGGGCTGTATGCATTATGAACTGGGCTAGGTTATCGTCTATCACCCTGTTTATATCTAGGACTCTCTCAGCTGCCTCAGTGTCCCTTGAGAAGTACGCGTAGAATGCTAGGTCTAAACTTATATCGCTAAGGCTCCAAATAGTCTTCAATATGCTTGCAACGGATACAGGCCTGTATCTCACTCTTGTGAATTTATCGTGGAGCCTCCTATGTTGCTCAGGCGTTAGATTCCCACTGGACACCATGCAACTCCTCGAGTGGTAGATATATATACTGTAACCCTCTTAAAAGCATCAACATGGAGTGAATAAGGGTGGAAGCATATTGCGGTGATCAGGAGATTCGTTGGCTCGCTAATACCTCTGCTAGCCCTCGCCGTGGGGGAGGTAATAGCCGGGTTGACCCTGAGATTCAATATAGAGTTACTACTAGTGTACCCAGTGTTAATGATTGTGATACCCGGGCTCATGGATCTCCGCGGTGACGTCTACGGTGCCATAGGGTATAGGCTTACAACAGCGCTACATATAGGTGCGGCTGAGCCAAGGTTGTTCACAAGGTTCAACATTATCAACACTCTTACAGGGTACACGGTATCCCTAATTACCTCGCTTGAACTATGCTTCATGGGGCTGGTACTCTCATACATGCTTAACCTCGGCTCCATGGATCCTGTTTCCCTCGTATTCATTGTGACTACGTCGACGATCATTGTTTTCCTAGTGTTAAACCCCATCGTGTTGGCTTCCGTGATAATGTTGTTTAAGAAAGGTGTGGATCCATCAGGCTTCGTCGCCGTGGTTGTCACCGGTGTAGGGGATGCCTTAACCCCTTTAACGCTAATCCTTGTGTCGCTTATGCACCAAGTGATATCATTCATAGTTAAGCTCCTCTTCGTACTAGGCGTGCTTGCATCGCTGGCTATATCATACCTCTACCTGGCCAGGATACATGAGGATAAACCGGTTAAGGAGAACGCTGTCTCATCCATTATAGCTTCCTCGGGAAGCAGCCTGGGAGGCTTTTTTGCAGCCATCAGTATTGAGGGATTGCTTAGCAGGGTCCCTGAGGTCCTCGGTGTTTTACCGGCCTTTAATGCTTTAATAGGGGCCTCCATGGGGCGTCTGGGCAACATGTTAAACATAGAGCTTCATGTGAAAGGCAGTGCTAATACCCGTAGATATCGGCGGGAAAGCCTTCTCGAGGCTATAGCTACATTCATATCGATACTTGCAGCGTACACAGTGATCCTAGCTACTAGTGGCCCAGGGATGTTCACCGTGTCAATTCTCTCAATCACTATATCATTCATACTTGTATACTCGCTCTCAGCTGTTACAACCTTCTACCTCACCACTATCTCGTTTAAGCATGGCTGGGACCCTGATAACATAGTATTTCCCTTGATGACCACGTTCGCTGATTTTGCGGGCTACCTCTCTACACTACTGATACTGGGATTAGTAATCTAAGCTAGTTATTCACGGTTCAACCCTGGTGCTGACTCCTCAACGCATTTCTCAGTTAGAAGAGTCTCGAGTAGCTCAACATACTTCAGCCCGTGGTCCGGGAAGACAACGACGACGTCTCCCCTCAGCGAACCCTCCTCCAACAGCTTCATCAAGGCATATACAGCTGCCCCCCCCCCCCGAGCTGAAGCCAGGCAGTATCCCGTCAATCCTCGCCACGTGAAGTATCCCTGTTAAGGCCTCCTCGAGCCTTACGTCGACAACTCTGTCTACTTCAACCATGTGGAGCCATTTAACACCCGTCTCCACCCTCCTGATGCCTGGGATACTTGAGCCCTGTGCTGGCTGGACCCCTATAGTCTCCACACTCTCGTACTTATTCTTAAAGTAGAATGAGAGTGCTGAGAGATGTCCGCTTGTCCCGAGCCCAGCTACGATAACACTTGGCTTAACCCCCTTGCTCATCAACTGGTAGTCGATCTCCTTGGCTGTATATCTTAAATGGACGAGGAAGTTGTAGTCGTTCTCGAACTGGTTTAATATAACAGCATTATCCCTAGATGCCTCCACAAGGACCCTGCTGAGCATGCTTATCGTTATAGGTGTTCCCTCCCTCACGACCTCAGCACCCATTGCTTTGAACACGTAGTCAACGCATCTCTGGGCTGTGGCTGGGAGATATATCCTTGTCTTCACCCCGTGATAGTTCCCGAGACCAACAAGTGCCATACCAGTGTTAGTTGAAGACGCCTCGTACAGCTTAGCAGGCTTAACTCCTCTCTCGAGGAACCTATGAAGCATGTACCATACAACCCTATCCTTTATGCTTAGGCTGAAGGGATGGTACCACTCTAGCTTAGCCCACACCCTTACATCGCTATTGCTCAGCGACTTCAGCTTAACCAGGGGGTAGGTGTATTTCTTGGCACGAGCTTCACGACTGAATCATATACCCTTAAACCGTTTCCCTGAACCTCGTGGAAGGGCTTTTGGCTTAGGTCTTGCCGAGGAGTTCTCTCACGGTTCTTCTAACAGCGTCCCTTGAAGAGAGCCTGGGCTTCCACCCTGTTGACTCCAGCTTCCTTATGTCGAGGAGCATTAATTTAACGTCTCCGGGCCATCCTCTACCATCCGGAGTGGTCTTCTTGAACACGTAGTCAACTCTCCCGAGACCCATTTCCTCCACTATTATATCTGCTATCTCGGTCACAGTCACCCAGTCATGGTTGCCCACGTTGTAAACATCTACTCCATGCATGCTATTAAGCTTATTCACAGCAAGATGCATTGTGGCCTCAACAGCATCGCTTACATGGAGATAACTCTTCCTCTGGGTCCCATCACCAAGTATCTCCAGCCTGGAGGGATTTGTCCTCAGCTTGTTTATGAAGTCAACTATGACTCCGTGATCGCTTCTCGCCCCAATTATGTTTGCGTAGCGTAGTATCAGTGCTTTAAACCCGTATAGCTCACTATACACCTGTATAAGTACCTCGGATGCCAGTTTTGATGCACCATATATGGAAATAGGCTTCAACGGATGATAGTCCTCGGGGGTAGGTATAACCGAGGGCTCACCGTAAACCGTTGAGCTACTGGCAAAGACTAGCTTATCTACGTCGCCGAGCCTCATTGCCTCCAGTACATTGAATGTCGCGACCACGTTATTCTCGAAGTGTATGCCTGGCTCCACACTCGATATCCTGACCTCAGGGTTGGCGGCATAGTGGAAAACTATATCGGCTCCTTTAAGGCCCTTCTCCCATTCTCCGCGCTTAGATAGATCCGCCTTAATGAGTCTCACTACCCCTGCATCAATATGCATCTCTATGTTCCTGGGTGAACCTGAGGACAAGTTGTCGATTACCACTACCTCATCAGCTTTAAGCCTGTAGACAAGGTAGTCGACTAAGTGGCTACCTATGAAGCCCGCTCCTCCTGTGACAACATATCTCATGCTTAATTCCTCTCCTGCATCATATAAGCTCATTACTAGGTATGGGTTTAATAAGAATTACATCAAAGTTTAAAATCTAAGGGGTCTCATCATGGAGGATCTGGGAGGATGATTTCATGATTGATAAAATAGGTATAGCATTCAAGGAGTTCTACGGTGAGAAGCCATCAATAATGGTCTCAGCACCTGGTAGACTGGACTTCCTGAATACCCACCAGGATTATAAGGGCTTACCGGTCTCAGCTATAGGAGTAAACCTTAGGACATATATTGCATTAGCGCCCAGCAATAATGGAGTCATGGCTTACTCCGAGAACCTTAACGCGGTGGATGAGTTCCACCCAGAAGAGATAACACTGAGGGGTGGTAAATGGTTCGGCGACTATATTAGGGCGGTATTCAAGGTCTTCACTGAGGAAGGATACAGGATCAAGGGGTTCAAGGCATATATTGCAAGCAATATACCCGTCGCCTCAGGGCTGGCGAGCAGTGCAGCCCTGGAAGTAGCTGTCGCCTGGGGTATAAGCGAGCTCAACGGGCTTGGGCTTAGTAGGAAGGATATAGCTGAGTATGCCTTCAAAGCCGAGAGCAAGGTCATGGGTATACCCTGCGGGAGACTAGACCAGTATGGTTCAGCCTTCGGCGGTGTAACGTTGATACATACAAGGCCCCCGTACAATGTTGAGGAACTCGGGTTCAGAGAGGGGGTTTGGCTCGTAGTGGACTCCGGGATCAGGCACTCGACAGCCGATATCCATCCACGTGTACAGGGTGAGATAGATAGGGCATTAAACGAGTTAATGAGTATTGTTCCCCCGGGCTTGAAGAGCAAGCTGGGGTATAGGTACTGGGAGCCGAGGTGGGAGGAGCTCACACTAGACGAGCTCACCCCATACCTTGATAACGTGAATAGGACTGGGGCTAGGAAGATAGAGTTCACGATTAGAATGCATTCATCCACGATGCTAGCGGTTAAGGCGTTAAAGGGGTTTAAGCCCACGGTTGGTGAGGTTGTAGAGGTCCTCGGTAGTGAATTAGCGGAGCCTGAAAAGGTGAGGTCTATTCTCTCCAGTAATACATGGAGACTGGAGCTAATAGGCTTAGTAATGAATCATCAGCATTACTTACTTAGCAAGCTATATGATGTAAGCCTCCCAGAGATAGATAGGATAGTTGAGGAAATGAATAAGCTTGGAGCACTGGGGGCCAAGCTCTCGGGAGCGGGGCTAGGCGGCTCCGTTATAGCTTTATGCAGGGATAGGGATACTGCTGGGAAAGCACTTAAAGGAGTCCTGGATTGCTGCGCACCCCGTGGATGGATAGTTGAGATAGATGAGGGAGTTAAAACGCATGGAGACAGGTGATCACTAGTGGAGAGAAGGATCCAGGAGCTGAGATGGGACCCTGTCCTCGGAGAGTGGGTCATGGTTTCAAGCATAAGGGAGGCGAGGCCCTGGCAACCCGAGGGCTTCTGCCCCTTCTGCCCCGGCGCGCCTGAGACAGGGTATGGATGGGATGCACTAATACTCAGGAACCGGTATCCCATGCTCAGCGATACCCCCTTAGAGCCGGGGAGGCATGGTTTCTACAGGACTGCGCCCTCGTATGGGAGGTGCTGGGTGGTTATTGAGACCCCTATCCATGATCTAGATGATATAAGTGATCTCCCAGTTGAACACATAGCCAGGGTACTCAACCTAGTTGTCGATAAGTACAGGGAGGAGAAGCAGGATAAAAGGCTCGTCTACTTCCTCTTCTTCAGGAATAAGGGGCGTGAAATAGGTGTATCCCTAACGCATCCTCATTCACAGATATACGTACTCCCCTTCGTGCCCGTCAGGGTGCAGAGAGAGATTGAGAACGCTAGGCGATATTATAATGAGAGTAAGGAGTGTCTTTTCTGCAGGATAATCGGGGAGGAGGAGAAGGAGAGAGTTAGAATAGTATATGATTCAAGTGACTGGATAGCCTTCATACCATTCTATGCTCACTGGCCCTTCGAGGTTCACATATACCCCAGGAGACATGTAGGCGAGTTAACGGATCTAACCAGTGATGAGGTGACTGCATTAGCCCACGCATTAAAGACGGTTCTATGTGGATTAAACAGGGTCCTCGGGAAGCCAATGCCCTACACAATGGTCCTCCACCAGAACCCCATGCACACCAGGTATCCATTCTACCACCTCCATATCGAAATATATGGCATGTACAGGACAACCGGGAAGCTAAAGTATGCCGCTGGCATGGAGACTGGTGGAGGAAACTTTACCTACGACTCCACCCCGGAGTATGTTGCAGAATTATTGAGGAAGGCTATTAGGGAGAATAAGTGTGGACACACATAGCTAGTTAAGTTTTCAACCTCGTGTGCACATAGCAGGGGGAAGACAAAAAGGTGTAATGATGGATAACGTGGATTTCTACGGTGTAAAACTACTCCTAAGCAGTAGGGTTCGGGTCTGGTGAATACCTGTAATTGCCTGCTTCACCCCCTTATTTCTTATTCCCCCGCTCTGTCCGGCTTCATCCTTACATTGGGTGGAGTATATCTAATCGATTAATGCAAATATTTTAATCAAGTAGTAAAGAGGTTTATATCAGGTGACTGTATAGTTTAATTAATTAAACTATTATGTTTAGATTAGTAATACGATTCCAAACCATAGTTTCCCAAACATGCATAAAACCACCTTATATGGAACAGTTTTACCAGATTATTTAATTATAAATTCCAACATTGAAGATATCATGGCTGGTGCATGATTCTAATGGTTATAGTGGTTTCGGAGGGTTCGAGACTTGCGTGACTACAGTATAGTTGCTGAAGGACTTGTCAAGAGATATGTGACGAGACAGAGGAAGGGACTCTTCAAGTCCACTCCCCAGGTTATTGAGGCGCTTAGAGGAGTGAGCTTTAAGGTGAGGAGGGGGGAGGTTGTCGGACTCCTGGGTCTTAATGGCGCTGGTAAGACGACTACTGTGAAGATACTTGCAACACTCCTCATACCTGATGAAGGGGATGCATGGATTAACGGATTCCACGTGGTCAAGGATGTTGATGATGTGAGGAGGGGTATAGGTGTAGTGTTTAGTGTGGAGAAGGGATTCTATGCTAAGTTGACTGGGAGGGAGAACCTGAGGTACTTTGCCGCGCTATACGGGCTCTCCAGTTCCGAGGCTGAGAAGCGTGTCGAGGAGTTGCTGAGGCTCCTCGAGCTGGATAAGCTCGGAGCATCTGATAGGCTCTTCGAGGAGTACAGTCTCGGGATGAAGGCTAGGCTTGGATTGGCGAGGGCCCTGTTAAGGGATCCACCGGTGCTTATACTCGACGAGCCAACTCTTGGATTAGATCCTCCATCAGCCAGGAAGATAAGGAGCCTAGTTAGGGAGATGGCTGGTAACGGTAAGACAATACTCTACACAACCCACAACATGTTCGAGGCCGAGCTGGTCTGTGACAAAATACTTTTGATAGATAAAGGCAGGATCATTGCTGAGGGGACACCGGGGAAGCTCAAGGAGAAAGTGGCTGGGAAGAGAACTATTGTAGCCCATGTCAGAGGAGACAAGATGATTGTCTCGAGGACGATTGAGGGACTAGAGGTTGAGAAGGTTTCCGTTGAGGAGAGTGAGGAGGGGCTCACGGTGAGGCTCCTCACAAGATCGCCTGAGGAGGTTGCAGGTATATTATTAAGGGAGCTGGTTGCGAGAGGTGTGGAAGTATACACCTTGAGGATCGAGGAGCCAACTCTTGAAGACGTCTTCATATACTTTACAAGTGGTGTGGGGCATGAGGGAACTACTTGAGATCATTAGGGCCGAATACATGTTTGTATACGGCGACATCATAAGGAGGAAGAGCGCATTTATATCTCTCCTTACATACCCATACATGCTTACAGTGTTCATACTGGGCATAGGCTATGGATTAGGAGGATTAAATACTTTCACTGAGAAAACCGGTGCAGACCCCCTCCTCTTCTATATCTCTGGTAGCTATATGATGCTGAGCATCATGGCTGTAAGCGATGACCTGCTATGGCGCCCGGACTTCGACCATTGGATGGGCACGCTACCCTATGTGCTCTTATCACCTGTTAAAAGAGTATACAGGTACGTAGCGATCCCACTGCCCCGTTTAACACTAGTGGTGCTCCTGGGCTCAACCAGTATTGTACCAGTATTCATACTCCTTCACGGTGTCTCCGGGCTCGTCGAGAGCCTCGCTATAATAGCCATGACTATAGCGGCATCCCTATCCTTTATACCGGTCTCCCTGCTAATAATGGGGTTACTGTATAGATCCACAGGTGAGAACTGGAGAGTACTCAACATCGTGAGGCCCCTCATAATGATACTGCTGGGAGTCTACTATCCCAGGTACATGATGCCCTGGGTAGCCCGTTTAATAACCTACCTGATCCCATCGAGCAGTATTATTGAGGCTGTGCAGAGGCTCCTGGCCAGTCTTGAGCTCGACTCCTACTCCTGGATGCTTATAGGGCTTGCAACAGCTCTCACATTGATCTACCTGCCTATAGGTGTTAGAAGCATTGTTAAATGGGAGGGCAAGCTCCGTGCAGCAGGGGTGAAGACGGAGTGAAGGAAGTGATCACACAGACGCTCACAGCCTACTTTAAGGCTGAGATGCTGAGAGAGCATGGTTTCTGGATAAGCCTGATAGGCTTCACTCTCTGGGGATTCCTCTTCATAGGACCTATAGTATTGTTCTCGCCGAGCAGCCTAGATAAGCAGGTTACAGCGGGCTATACGCTGGTGTCTATGCTAGTGTTCTCCTCCTATATGACTGCTACATGGGATTGGAGTAGTCACTTAAGGTGGATGCTTAGAAGCGGTGTCCTGGAGCAGGCTATCGTAGC
It encodes the following:
- a CDS encoding galactokinase is translated as MIDKIGIAFKEFYGEKPSIMVSAPGRLDFLNTHQDYKGLPVSAIGVNLRTYIALAPSNNGVMAYSENLNAVDEFHPEEITLRGGKWFGDYIRAVFKVFTEEGYRIKGFKAYIASNIPVASGLASSAALEVAVAWGISELNGLGLSRKDIAEYAFKAESKVMGIPCGRLDQYGSAFGGVTLIHTRPPYNVEELGFREGVWLVVDSGIRHSTADIHPRVQGEIDRALNELMSIVPPGLKSKLGYRYWEPRWEELTLDELTPYLDNVNRTGARKIEFTIRMHSSTMLAVKALKGFKPTVGEVVEVLGSELAEPEKVRSILSSNTWRLELIGLVMNHQHYLLSKLYDVSLPEIDRIVEEMNKLGALGAKLSGAGLGGSVIALCRDRDTAGKALKGVLDCCAPRGWIVEIDEGVKTHGDR
- the galT gene encoding galactose-1-phosphate uridylyltransferase; the protein is MERRIQELRWDPVLGEWVMVSSIREARPWQPEGFCPFCPGAPETGYGWDALILRNRYPMLSDTPLEPGRHGFYRTAPSYGRCWVVIETPIHDLDDISDLPVEHIARVLNLVVDKYREEKQDKRLVYFLFFRNKGREIGVSLTHPHSQIYVLPFVPVRVQREIENARRYYNESKECLFCRIIGEEEKERVRIVYDSSDWIAFIPFYAHWPFEVHIYPRRHVGELTDLTSDEVTALAHALKTVLCGLNRVLGKPMPYTMVLHQNPMHTRYPFYHLHIEIYGMYRTTGKLKYAAGMETGGGNFTYDSTPEYVAELLRKAIRENKCGHT
- a CDS encoding ABC transporter ATP-binding protein, with the translated sequence MRDYSIVAEGLVKRYVTRQRKGLFKSTPQVIEALRGVSFKVRRGEVVGLLGLNGAGKTTTVKILATLLIPDEGDAWINGFHVVKDVDDVRRGIGVVFSVEKGFYAKLTGRENLRYFAALYGLSSSEAEKRVEELLRLLELDKLGASDRLFEEYSLGMKARLGLARALLRDPPVLILDEPTLGLDPPSARKIRSLVREMAGNGKTILYTTHNMFEAELVCDKILLIDKGRIIAEGTPGKLKEKVAGKRTIVAHVRGDKMIVSRTIEGLEVEKVSVEESEEGLTVRLLTRSPEEVAGILLRELVARGVEVYTLRIEEPTLEDVFIYFTSGVGHEGTT
- a CDS encoding ABC transporter permease; translation: MRELLEIIRAEYMFVYGDIIRRKSAFISLLTYPYMLTVFILGIGYGLGGLNTFTEKTGADPLLFYISGSYMMLSIMAVSDDLLWRPDFDHWMGTLPYVLLSPVKRVYRYVAIPLPRLTLVVLLGSTSIVPVFILLHGVSGLVESLAIIAMTIAASLSFIPVSLLIMGLLYRSTGENWRVLNIVRPLIMILLGVYYPRYMMPWVARLITYLIPSSSIIEAVQRLLASLELDSYSWMLIGLATALTLIYLPIGVRSIVKWEGKLRAAGVKTE